The proteins below come from a single Streptomyces sp. M92 genomic window:
- a CDS encoding methyltransferase, with amino-acid sequence MTTPWGEQVLSRFPEDPRDRLRAWDASDEYLLGHLADQDVPLSGTVVVVGDRWGALVTALAAHRPVQITDSHLAREATRANLKRAGVEPDGVRLLTTRDTPPERIDVLLVRVPKSLALLEDQLLRLAPALHEGTVVVGTGMVKEIHTSTLRLFERIVGPTRTSLAVKKARLIFATPDLSLKRPANPWPLSYRLPDDVGPVSGRTVVNHAGVFCADRLDIGTRFFLGHLPDTGGLRRVVDLGCGNGVVGTAVALADPDAEVLFTDESFQAVASARATCEANGAAGRAGFRVGDGLAGVPDGSVDLVLNNPPFHSHQATTGATARRMFTGARRVLRPGGELWVVGNRHLGYHVALRRLFGNSEVVASDPKFVVLRAVRK; translated from the coding sequence CTGGGACGCCTCCGACGAGTACCTGCTCGGGCACCTCGCGGACCAGGACGTGCCGCTGTCCGGCACGGTGGTGGTCGTCGGCGACCGCTGGGGCGCGCTGGTGACGGCGCTGGCCGCGCACCGGCCGGTGCAGATCACCGACTCCCACCTCGCCCGGGAGGCGACCCGCGCCAATCTGAAGCGGGCGGGCGTCGAGCCTGACGGCGTACGGCTGCTCACCACGCGGGACACCCCGCCGGAGCGGATCGACGTGCTGCTGGTGCGGGTGCCCAAGAGCCTGGCACTGCTGGAGGACCAGCTGCTGCGGCTGGCGCCGGCGCTGCACGAGGGCACGGTCGTGGTCGGCACCGGGATGGTGAAGGAGATCCACACCTCGACGCTGCGGCTGTTCGAGCGGATCGTGGGCCCGACCCGTACCTCCCTGGCGGTGAAGAAGGCCCGGCTCATCTTCGCCACGCCGGACCTCTCGCTGAAGCGGCCCGCCAATCCCTGGCCGCTGAGCTACCGGCTCCCCGACGACGTCGGACCGGTCTCCGGGCGGACCGTCGTCAACCACGCCGGTGTCTTCTGCGCGGACCGGCTCGACATCGGCACCCGCTTCTTCCTCGGGCACCTGCCGGACACCGGCGGCCTGCGGCGGGTGGTGGACCTGGGCTGCGGCAACGGCGTGGTCGGTACGGCGGTGGCGCTGGCCGACCCGGACGCCGAGGTGCTGTTCACCGACGAGTCGTTCCAGGCCGTGGCCTCGGCACGGGCGACGTGCGAGGCGAACGGGGCGGCGGGGCGGGCCGGGTTCCGGGTGGGCGACGGGCTGGCCGGGGTGCCGGACGGCAGTGTCGACCTGGTGCTGAACAACCCGCCCTTCCACTCCCACCAGGCGACGACCGGCGCCACCGCCCGGCGGATGTTCACCGGGGCGCGGCGCGTGCTGCGCCCCGGCGGTGAGCTGTGGGTGGTCGGCAACCGGCACCTGGGCTACCACGTCGCACTGCGGCGGCTGTTCGGCAACAGTGAAGTGGTCGCGAGCGACCCCAAGTTCGTGGTGCTCAGGGCGGTCAGGAAGTAG
- a CDS encoding SIS domain-containing protein, with translation MTYVEDELNSQPECWTRAAAEAARHAAALPAAGERVAIVGCGTSYFMAQSAAALREDQGQGETDAFAASEFPRGRAYDRVVALTRSGTTTEVLELLAELKGRTRTVALTADPATPVMTAADDVVVLDFADERSVVQTRFATTALTLLRAHLGLHTDTVVTDARTALTAELPEGLVERTQFTFLGRGWTVGLANEAGLKMREASLSWTEAYPAMEYRHGPISISTAGTATWMFGEAPEGLAGQVRDTGAMWVPGDLDPLAELVRAQRLAVAVAASRGLDPDRPRHLTRSVILAP, from the coding sequence GACACGCGCCGCCGCCGAGGCGGCACGGCACGCGGCGGCGCTCCCGGCGGCGGGGGAGCGGGTGGCGATCGTCGGCTGCGGAACCTCGTACTTCATGGCCCAGTCGGCGGCGGCACTGCGCGAGGACCAGGGCCAGGGCGAGACCGACGCGTTCGCCGCCTCCGAGTTCCCGCGGGGTCGCGCGTACGACCGGGTCGTCGCCCTCACCCGCTCCGGCACCACCACCGAAGTACTGGAGCTGCTCGCCGAATTGAAGGGCCGTACCCGGACCGTCGCGCTCACCGCCGACCCGGCCACGCCGGTCATGACCGCCGCCGACGACGTGGTCGTGCTCGACTTCGCCGACGAACGGTCCGTCGTACAGACCCGGTTCGCGACCACCGCCCTGACCCTGCTCCGCGCCCACCTCGGCCTGCACACGGACACGGTCGTCACCGACGCCCGCACCGCCCTGACGGCCGAACTGCCCGAAGGACTCGTCGAGCGCACCCAGTTCACCTTCCTCGGCCGGGGCTGGACCGTCGGACTGGCCAACGAGGCCGGCCTGAAGATGCGCGAGGCCTCCCTGTCGTGGACCGAGGCATACCCGGCGATGGAGTACCGACACGGCCCCATCAGCATCAGCACCGCGGGCACGGCCACCTGGATGTTCGGCGAGGCGCCCGAGGGGCTGGCCGGACAGGTCCGGGACACCGGTGCTATGTGGGTGCCCGGTGATCTCGACCCGCTCGCCGAGCTGGTCCGCGCCCAGCGGCTCGCCGTCGCCGTCGCCGCCTCCCGGGGCCTCGACCCGGACCGGCCCCGCCACCTCACCCGCTCGGTGATCCTCGCCCCCTGA
- a CDS encoding class II fructose-bisphosphate aldolase, translating into MPLANTGDLVARAAAARSAVAAFNVITLEHVEAVIAGAEAVRTPVVLQVSENAVKYRYGRLLPLARAAVAAAEGAAVPVALHLDHVQSDGLLRQAPDAGFSSVMYDASRLPYAENLAATRAAADWAHARGLWIEAELGEVGGKAGPGGRGRAAAPPLDAHAPGARTDPAEARAFVADSGVDALAVAVGSSHAMTTRTAILDHDLLKALSGALDVPLVLHGSSGVPDDELATAVAGGIAKVNVGTALNLAMTGAIREYLAARPEAADSRGYLTAGRDAMVRTVSTLIGVIARTTG; encoded by the coding sequence GTGCCCCTCGCCAACACCGGCGACCTGGTGGCCCGCGCCGCAGCCGCGCGCTCCGCCGTCGCCGCCTTCAACGTCATCACCCTGGAGCACGTCGAGGCCGTCATAGCGGGCGCCGAGGCCGTGCGCACGCCCGTCGTCCTCCAGGTCAGCGAGAACGCCGTGAAGTACCGCTACGGCCGCCTGCTGCCGCTGGCCCGCGCGGCCGTGGCCGCCGCCGAGGGCGCCGCCGTGCCCGTCGCCCTGCACCTCGACCACGTCCAGAGCGACGGCCTGCTGCGCCAGGCCCCGGACGCCGGATTCAGCTCAGTGATGTACGACGCCTCCCGGCTGCCGTACGCCGAGAACCTCGCGGCGACCCGGGCCGCCGCCGACTGGGCGCACGCCCGGGGGCTGTGGATCGAGGCGGAGCTGGGGGAGGTCGGCGGCAAGGCCGGGCCGGGCGGGCGGGGGAGAGCCGCCGCACCGCCGCTCGACGCCCACGCGCCCGGCGCCCGCACCGACCCCGCCGAGGCGCGGGCCTTCGTCGCCGACTCCGGCGTGGACGCCCTGGCCGTGGCCGTCGGCAGCTCCCACGCCATGACGACGCGCACCGCCATCCTCGACCACGACCTGCTCAAGGCCCTGTCCGGCGCCCTGGACGTGCCGCTCGTGCTGCACGGCTCCTCGGGGGTCCCGGACGACGAACTCGCCACGGCCGTCGCCGGCGGCATCGCCAAGGTCAACGTCGGCACCGCGCTCAACCTCGCCATGACCGGCGCGATCCGGGAGTACCTGGCCGCCCGCCCCGAGGCGGCCGACTCCCGCGGCTACCTCACCGCGGGACGGGATGCCATGGTGCGGACGGTGTCGACGCTCATCGGGGTGATCGCCCGTACTACGGGGTGA